The nucleotide sequence tggtgtgagaaaatcatcaactggagaaggtggaaggggtaccagaagacactcgggaggtgtcttcagactcagagaatcatcaactggagaaggtggaaggggtgcggaaagacactcgggaggttccttgggtctcctaaaatcatcagctcaaggaaatgctacaggtcccaggcgacgacgcttgatgggaggtgcctgtggtgtgagaaaatcatcaactggaggtggaaggggtaccagaagacactcgggaggtgtcttcaggctcagagaatcatcaactggagaaggtggaaggcgtgcaaaaaaacagtcaggaggttccttgggtctcctaaaatcatcagctcgaggaaatgctacaggtcccaggcgacgacgcttgatgggaggtgcctctgttgtgagaaaatcatcaactggaggtggaaggggtaccagaagacactcgggaggtgtcttgaggctcagagaatcatcaactggagaaggtggaagtggTACGAAAAAACAgtcgggaggttccttgggtctcctaaaatcatcagctcgaggaaatgctacaggtcccaggcgacgacgcttgatgggaggtgcctgtggtgtgagaaaatcatcaactggaggtggaaggggtaccagaagacactcgggaggtgtcttcaggctcagagaatcatcaactggagaaggtggaaggcgtgcaaaaaaacagtcaggaggttccttgggtctcctaaaatcatcagctcgaggaaatgctacaggtcccaggcgacgacgcttgatgggaggtgcctgtggtgtgagaaaatcatcaactggagaaggtgggaggggtaccagaagacattcgggaggtgtcttgaggctcagagaatcatcaactggagaaggtggaaggcgtGCAAAAAAACGGTCAGGAGGTTtcttgggtctcctaaaatcatcagctcgaggaaatgctacaggtcccaggcgatgacgcttgatgggaggtgcctgtggtgtgagaaaatcatcaactggagaaggtggaaggggtaccagaacACACTCAGGAGGtgtcttgaggctcagagaatcatcaactggagaaggggAAATTGGTATGAAAAGACcctcgggaggtgtcttgagtctcggaaaatcatcagctcgaggaagtGGATCAGGTCCCAGGGCACACTCGTCTTGAGGTGTCTCTCTTCTCAGAAAATCATCAGTTGTAGAATGTGGTTGAGGTCCTAGTGGACACTGTAGTCGAGAAAGAGTCAGCGGTCTCAGACATCCTTTAACTGATGGACGTGGTTGACCTCTCAGATCACACTGAATAGGAGGACGTGGCTTGCGGCCTatcctttttcttaaagtttcagCCGGGAGGTAG is from Pongo abelii isolate AG06213 chromosome 14, NHGRI_mPonAbe1-v2.0_pri, whole genome shotgun sequence and encodes:
- the LOC129049640 gene encoding nuclear pore complex-interacting protein family member B12-like isoform X2, giving the protein MHTKKGVSSFPGIKIGLEDLFTSQRHMEAKVRAEVHKVTKNVNSHYKINGHRKTAKKKKLFQRMQELRRRAEDYYRCKITRSARKPLANSLCAQALQRGKAERKAAYKQHRCQMRQKQRVPERHMSQEPVQGRLGLENPFWMADSGPHSVPMRNSNGVPAENTEKTKVRMVAVEHHHSSGLRYRPYLPAETLRKRIGRKPRPPIQCDLRGQPRPSVKGCLRPLTLSRLQCPLGPQPHSTTDDFLRRETPQDECALGPDPLPRADDFPRLKTPPEGLFIPISPSPVDDSLSLKTPPECVLVPLPPSPVDDFLTPQAPPIKRHRLGPVAFPRADDFRRPKKPPDRFFARLPPSPVDDSLSLKTPPECLLVPLPPSPVDDFLTPQAPPIKRRRLGPVAFPRADDFRRPKEPPDCFFARLPPSPVDDSLSLKTPPECLLVPLPPPVDDFLTPQAPPIKRRRLGPVAFPRADDFRRPKEPPDCFFVPLPPSPVDDSLSLKTPPECLLVPLPPPVDDFLTTEAPPIKRRRLGPVAFPRADDFRRPKEPPDCFFARLPPSPVDDSLSLKTPPECLLVPLPPPVDDFLTPQAPPIKRRRLGPVAFP
- the LOC129049640 gene encoding nuclear pore complex-interacting protein family member B4-like isoform X5 is translated as MEAKVRAEVHKVTKNVNSHYKINGHRKTAKKKKLFQRMQELRRRAEDYYRCKITRSARKPLANSLCAQALQRGKAERKAAYKQHRCQMRQKQRVPERHMSQEPVQGRLGLENPFWMADSGPHSVPMRNSNGVPAENTEKTKVRMVAVEHHHSSGLRYRPYLPAETLRKRIGRKPRPPIQCDLRGQPRPSVKGCLRPLTLSRLQCPLGPQPHSTTDDFLRRETPQDECALGPDPLPRADDFPRLKTPPEGLFIPISPSPVDDSLSLKTPPECVLVPLPPSPVDDFLTPQAPPIKRHRLGPVAFPRADDFRRPKKPPDRFFARLPPSPVDDSLSLKTPPECLLVPLPPSPVDDFLTPQAPPIKRRRLGPVAFPRADDFRRPKEPPDCFFARLPPSPVDDSLSLKTPPECLLVPLPPPVDDFLTPQAPPIKRRRLGPVAFPRADDFRRPKEPPDCFFVPLPPSPVDDSLSLKTPPECLLVPLPPPVDDFLTTEAPPIKRRRLGPVAFPRADDFRRPKEPPDCFFARLPPSPVDDSLSLKTPPECLLVPLPPPVDDFLTPQAPPIKRRRLGPVAFP
- the LOC129049640 gene encoding nuclear pore complex-interacting protein family member B4-like isoform X4, whose protein sequence is MHTKKGVSSFPGIKIGLEDLFTSQRHMEAKVRAEVHKVTKNVNSHYKINGHRKTAKKKKLFQRMQELRRRAEDYYRCKITRSARKPLANSLCAQALQRGKAERKAAYKQHRCQMRQKQRVPERHMSQEPVQGRLGLENPFWMDSGPHSVPMRNSNGVPAENTEKTKVRMVAVEHHHSSGLRYRPYLPAETLRKRIGRKPRPPIQCDLRGQPRPSVKGCLRPLTLSRLQCPLGPQPHSTTDDFLRRETPQDECALGPDPLPRADDFPRLKTPPEGLFIPISPSPVDDSLSLKTPPECVLVPLPPSPVDDFLTPQAPPIKRHRLGPVAFPRADDFRRPKKPPDRFFARLPPSPVDDSLSLKTPPECLLVPLPPSPVDDFLTPQAPPIKRRRLGPVAFPRADDFRRPKEPPDCFFARLPPSPVDDSLSLKTPPECLLVPLPPPVDDFLTPQAPPIKRRRLGPVAFPRADDFRRPKEPPDCFFVPLPPSPVDDSLSLKTPPECLLVPLPPPVDDFLTTEAPPIKRRRLGPVAFPRADDFRRPKEPPDCFFARLPPSPVDDSLSLKTPPECLLVPLPPPVDDFLTPQAPPIKRRRLGPVAFP
- the LOC129049640 gene encoding nuclear pore complex-interacting protein family member B13-like isoform X6, with the protein product MHTKKGVSSFPGIKIGLEDLFTSQRHMEAKVRAEVHKVTKNVNSHYKINGHRKTAKKKKLFQRMQELRRRAEDYYRCKITRSARKPLANSVSLFVFLAFGHSLPGQDMDVFFSPQLCAQALQRGKAERKAAYKQHRCQMRQKQRVPERHMSQEPVQGRLGLENPFWMADSGPHSVPMRNSNGVPAENTEKTKVRMVAVEHHHSSGLRYRPYLPAETLRKRIGRKPRPPIQCDLRGQPRPSVKGCLRPLTLSRLQCPLGPQPHSTTDDFLRRETPQDECALGPDPLPRADDFPRLKTPPEGLFIPISPSPVDDSLSLKTPPECVLVPLPPSPVDDFLTPQAPPIKRHRLGPVAFPRADDFRRPKKPPDRFFARLPPSPVDDSLSLKTPPECLLVPLPPSPVDDFLTPQAPPIKRRRLGPVAFPRADDFRRPKEPPDCFFARLPPSPVDDSLSLKTPPECLLVPLPPPVDDFLTPQAPPIKRRRLGPVAFPRADDFRRPKEPPDCFFVPLPPSPVDDSLSLKTPPECLLVPLPPPVDDFLTTEAPPIKRRRLGPVAFPRADDFRRPKEPPDCFFARLPPSPVDDSLSLKTPPECLLVPLPPPVDDFLTPQAPPIKRRRLGPVAFP
- the LOC129049640 gene encoding nuclear pore complex-interacting protein family member B4-like isoform X3, whose protein sequence is MEAKVRAEVHKVTKNVNSHYKINGHRKTAKKKKLFQRMQELRRRAEDYYRCKITRSARKPLANSVSLFVFLAFGHSLPGQDMDVFFSPQLCAQALQRGKAERKAAYKQHRCQMRQKQRVPERHMSQEPVQGRLGLENPFWMADSGPHSVPMRNSNGVPAENTEKTKVRMVAVEHHHSSGLRYRPYLPAETLRKRIGRKPRPPIQCDLRGQPRPSVKGCLRPLTLSRLQCPLGPQPHSTTDDFLRRETPQDECALGPDPLPRADDFPRLKTPPEGLFIPISPSPVDDSLSLKTPPECVLVPLPPSPVDDFLTPQAPPIKRHRLGPVAFPRADDFRRPKKPPDRFFARLPPSPVDDSLSLKTPPECLLVPLPPSPVDDFLTPQAPPIKRRRLGPVAFPRADDFRRPKEPPDCFFARLPPSPVDDSLSLKTPPECLLVPLPPPVDDFLTPQAPPIKRRRLGPVAFPRADDFRRPKEPPDCFFVPLPPSPVDDSLSLKTPPECLLVPLPPPVDDFLTTEAPPIKRRRLGPVAFPRADDFRRPKEPPDCFFARLPPSPVDDSLSLKTPPECLLVPLPPPVDDFLTPQAPPIKRRRLGPVAFP
- the LOC129049640 gene encoding nuclear pore complex-interacting protein family member B4-like isoform X1; the protein is MHTKKGVSSFPGIKIGLEDLFTSQRHMEAKVRAEVHKVTKNVNSHYKINGHRKTAKKKKLFQRMQELRRRAEDYYRCKITRSARKPLANSVSLFVFLAFGHSLPGQDMDVFFSPQLCAQALQRGKAERKAAYKQHRCQMRQKQRVPERHMSQEPVQGRLGLENPFWMDSGPHSVPMRNSNGVPAENTEKTKVRMVAVEHHHSSGLRYRPYLPAETLRKRIGRKPRPPIQCDLRGQPRPSVKGCLRPLTLSRLQCPLGPQPHSTTDDFLRRETPQDECALGPDPLPRADDFPRLKTPPEGLFIPISPSPVDDSLSLKTPPECVLVPLPPSPVDDFLTPQAPPIKRHRLGPVAFPRADDFRRPKKPPDRFFARLPPSPVDDSLSLKTPPECLLVPLPPSPVDDFLTPQAPPIKRRRLGPVAFPRADDFRRPKEPPDCFFARLPPSPVDDSLSLKTPPECLLVPLPPPVDDFLTPQAPPIKRRRLGPVAFPRADDFRRPKEPPDCFFVPLPPSPVDDSLSLKTPPECLLVPLPPPVDDFLTTEAPPIKRRRLGPVAFPRADDFRRPKEPPDCFFARLPPSPVDDSLSLKTPPECLLVPLPPPVDDFLTPQAPPIKRRRLGPVAFP